Genomic DNA from Enterococcus saccharolyticus subsp. saccharolyticus:
TACTAATAATATACGCATTGCTATCTAAAATATCTCCTAAAATAATCGCCATTTTATCATAAGGCAAATCAGAATCCATATTAAATGTGTTTTTTTGTTGTAATAATTCATTAATTTGTCTTGTTTTATCTAAAAGTGTAGTCATTGCTTTCTCCTTTATTATAAAATATAACGACTTAAATCTTCATCTTTGGCAATATCTGCTAATTTTTCATCAACATATGCTTCTGTAATTGTAATTTCAGCCATTTGCATATCAGAAGCTTCAAAAAGAAGATCTTCTAGAAGTTTTTCCAAAATAGTGTGTAGACGACGCGCGCCGATGTTATCTGTATCACGATTCACTTGGAAGGCAATTGCAGCAATACGTTCAATTGCTTCTAACGTAAACGTGACTTGGACATTTTCGGTACCCAATAATGCGACATATTGTTTCACCAAGGCATTGTTTGGTTCTTTTAAGATTTTAACGAAATCTTCGGCTGTTAAATCATCTAATTCCACGCGGATTGGGAAGCGTCCTTGTAATTCTGGAATTAAATCACTTGGTTTCGATAAATGGAAAGCACCTGAGGCAATGAACAAAATATGATCTGTTTGTAACGCACCATATTTTGTATTCACTTGAGACCCCTCAACAATTGGTAAAATATCACGTTGCACACCTTCACGAGAAACTTCTCCTGATTGTTGTGATTTAGATGTCACTTTATCAATCTCATCAATAAAGATAATTCCACTTGATTCAGCTAAGCGTAAAGCTTCACTGTTAATGTCCGCATCATTGACTAATTTAGACGATTCTTCTTGAATTAATAATTCACGGGCTTCTTTGACAGTAACCGTACGTTCAACTTTTTTCCGTGGCTTTAACGCACCTAATGTTTCGTTTAAATCAATCCCCATTTGTTCCAAGCCATTATTCATCATTGGGGCTTGTGTTTTTGGTTCATCAATTTCAATCGTTACTTCGCGGGAATCCAAAGCACCACGTTCTAATTGGTCAAAAATTGATTGGCGATTGACGCGAATTTCATCAGTTAATTCTTCTTTTGGTTCTTCTGGTTGTTGCATCGTATTAAACATGCTCATCATTTGTTCATATGGATTAGTAGATTGTTTTTGCTCTTTTTTAATTCCTGGAACTAAAACTTTTGCTAAACGACGATTGGCTTTTTTCTCCGCTTGAATGCGTACACGAGTGTATTGTTCTTTTTGGACGATTTGAATCGCATTTTCGACTAAATCTCGAACCATCGACTCTACATCACGGCCAACGTAACCAACTTCGGTAAATTTAGTTGCTTCAACTTTCACAAATGGGGCTTGGACAATTTTGGCTAAGCGACGGGCAATTTCTGTTTTACCAACACCTGTTTGTCCGATCATTAAAATGTTTTTTGGTGTCACTTCTTGTTGCATTTTTTCATCCAATTGCAAACGACGATAACGGTTACGCAATGCAACAGCTACTGATTTCTTAGCAGCTTGTTGTCCGACGATATACTGGTCTAACTCAGTAACAATTTCTTTTGGTGAAATATTTTGATTCATCATAAAACTAACATTCCTCTACAATAATATTATGGTTGGTAAAGACGCAAATATCTGCGGCTATATTTAATGCATTTTCAGCAATTTCTTTTGCTGTTAATTCGTTACTAGCATATTTTTTCATAGCACGGGCAGCGGATAACGCATAGTTTCCACCTGAACCAATGGCTAAAATACCA
This window encodes:
- the hslU gene encoding ATP-dependent protease ATPase subunit HslU, which gives rise to MMNQNISPKEIVTELDQYIVGQQAAKKSVAVALRNRYRRLQLDEKMQQEVTPKNILMIGQTGVGKTEIARRLAKIVQAPFVKVEATKFTEVGYVGRDVESMVRDLVENAIQIVQKEQYTRVRIQAEKKANRRLAKVLVPGIKKEQKQSTNPYEQMMSMFNTMQQPEEPKEELTDEIRVNRQSIFDQLERGALDSREVTIEIDEPKTQAPMMNNGLEQMGIDLNETLGALKPRKKVERTVTVKEARELLIQEESSKLVNDADINSEALRLAESSGIIFIDEIDKVTSKSQQSGEVSREGVQRDILPIVEGSQVNTKYGALQTDHILFIASGAFHLSKPSDLIPELQGRFPIRVELDDLTAEDFVKILKEPNNALVKQYVALLGTENVQVTFTLEAIERIAAIAFQVNRDTDNIGARRLHTILEKLLEDLLFEASDMQMAEITITEAYVDEKLADIAKDEDLSRYIL